The following are encoded in a window of Diorhabda sublineata isolate icDioSubl1.1 chromosome 5, icDioSubl1.1, whole genome shotgun sequence genomic DNA:
- the LOC130444355 gene encoding potassium/sodium hyperpolarization-activated cyclic nucleotide-gated channel 2-like, which translates to MPHICNVSFVDVVTEKMEKSGIKSRLIQIWLKWILISENHLQTRLYFKSEKAVRDEKFRHISSGYIYVIHPLSKFREWYELWLLWYYLFVVYFNSLDLAITKIYVTDTHRYMAFTVDFIAIIDVCMNLITGYTIKKLKTIELRPEKIAKKYIFGPFFISDVLGSTKFLMYHVFPKPRLAIIGIQNLWSLSRVIRVWSVMQLLLKVSLLFKIKSKTTTFAICSVTLLLCTIHFFTCFLIGSKLLVRYYFQFPDPYNASMINVYDVYLDYMLRSSAILLGITLPENYVKDIKYVEDYIATVLSYVVGKILVISTWIIFALSILASKSTEIKYQRILNELEEYMIQKQLPLQLRKKINAYYHYKYHGKYFKEDLIQFIIPDNLQKNVNFEITKSLISSVSVLKKLTNQQLMDLIQALVPEIFLPNDCIIQSGTVGNSMFFINSGTVAVYTHSGKEVCHLQEGDYFGEVSLIFKGQRRLTTINAIEHSHIYKLKSSDFKRILMKNKNVYKKIVETAEKRLKYTLHLEKMYKKALFEKTYKESDTFLHHEK; encoded by the coding sequence atgcCCCATATTTGCAATGTATCCTTTGTTGATGTGGTAAcagagaaaatggaaaaatctgGTATAAAATCGAGATTGATACAAATTTGGTTGAAATGGATATTGATATCAGAGAATCATTTACAAACTCGGTTGTATTTCAAAAGCGAAAAAGCCGTAAGAGACGAAAAATTCAGGCATATATCATCAGGTTACATATATGTGATTCATCCTTTGAGTAAATTTCGAGAATGGTATGAACTTTGGTTGTTGTGGTATTATTTATTCGtagtttatttcaattctttgGACTTGGCAATCACAAAGATATACGTCACGGATACGCATCGTTATATGGCTTTCACGGTTGATTTTATAGCAATAATCGACGTTTGTATGAACTTAATTACAGgttatacgataaaaaaattaaaaaccatcGAATTACGACCTGAGAAAATagcgaaaaaatatatatttggacCGTTCTTCATATCCGATGTTCTCGGATCGACGAAATTTCTTATGTATCACGTGTTTCCTAAACCGAGACTCGCAATTATTGGAATACAAAATTTGTGGAGTCTCTCGAGAGTTATTAGAGTATGGTCTGTAATGCAATTATTATTGAAAGTATCCCTATTGTTTAAAATCAAATCGAAAACTACTACGTTCGCTATATGTTCGGTAACTTTACTATTATGCACTATACATTTCTTTACGTGTTTTTTGATTGGCAGTAAATTATTGGTGAGGTACTACTTTCAATTTCCGGATCCTTATAATGCATCTATGATAAACGTTTACGACGTATATTTGGATTACATGTTGCGAAGTTCCGCTATTCTTTTAGGGATTACGCTACCTGAAAATTACGTTAAAGATATCAAATACGTCGAAGATTATATAGCTACGGTTTTATCGTACGTAGTCGGGAAAATTCTGGTTATATCAACTTGGATAATATTCGCGTTATCTATTCTTGCATCGAAATCGACGGAGATCAAATATCAGAGAATATTGAACGAATTAGAGGAGTACATGATTCAGAAACAGCTACCGCTACAATTGAGAAAGAAAATCAACGCTTATTATCACTACAAATATCAcggtaaatattttaaagaagatCTAATTCAGTTTATCATTCCGGATAATCTTCAAAAGaatgttaattttgaaataacgaAATCTTTGATTAGTAGCGTCAGTGTATTGAAGAAACTCACTAATCAACAACTCATGGATTTAATTCAAGCTTTGGTACCTGAAATATTTCTACCGAATGATTGTATTATTCAATCGGGAACAGTGGGTAATagtatgttttttataaatagtggAACCGTAGCCGTTTATACCCATTCCGGTAAAGAAGTTTGTCATTTACAAGAAGGGGATTATTTTGGAGAAGTATCGCTAATCTTTAAAGGTCAAAGACGGTTAACTACAATCAACGCCATTGAACATTCTCATATTTACAAATTGAAAAGTTCGGATTTCAAAcgtattttaatgaaaaataaaaacgtatataaaaaaattgtcgagACCGCTGAGAAACGTTTGAAATACACGTTGCATCTTGAAAAAATGTACAAGAAAGCGTTGTTCGAAAAAACATACAAGGAATCCGATACCTTCCTTCATCATGAAAAATAG
- the LOC130444356 gene encoding potassium/sodium hyperpolarization-activated cyclic nucleotide-gated channel 2-like, whose amino-acid sequence MPHSCNLISRDEVTEKIEDVKKKSKLTKWWLEYILISEDHPRINLYFKSKKAIHMEKLRHIRSGYTYVIHPISKFRFIYKIYMIFLVGINVIRKYHFQSPPSHNNSKDFNLYEVYFDYIFRSSAYIFGITVPNEYLNKMTRTEDYLITIFIYILGKILIISTWLIIALSILSTKSTHIKFQHILKEVEEFMIRKKLPPNLRTSIINYYNFKYQGSFLKEDLIQFILPDNLRKDINLGICKYLINNVSIFGHLKYEEVIEIVEVLIPEIFLPNDCIIQSGTIGESMYFIASGTVAVYTHSGEEICHLQDGDYFGEISLLMKNQDRPADIYAIETSHIYKLNKT is encoded by the exons atgcCTCATTCTTGTAATTTAATATCGAGAGATGAAGTTACAGAGAAGATAGAAGATGTTAAAAAGAAATCCAAATTGACGAAATGGTGGTTGGAATATATATTGATATCGGAGGACCATCCTCgcatcaatttatattttaaaagtaaaaaggCAATTCACATGGAGAAATTACGACATATCAGATCGGGATATACGTACGTTATTCATCCAATTAGTAAATTTCGAttcatatacaaaatttatatgatATT TTTAGTCGGTATAAACGTAATTAGAAAATACCATTTCCAATCACCACCTTCACATAATAATTCTAAAGATTTTAATTTGTACGAAGTCTACTTCGACTACATATTTAGAAGTTCtgcttatatatttggaattaCCGTTCcgaatgaatatttaaataaaatgactAGGACCGAGGATTATTTGATaacgattttcatttatatcctaggaaaaattttgataatttcaacttGGCTTATAATCGCTTTAAGTATTCTATCTACCAAATCGACACATattaaatttcaacatatcttgaAAGAAGTTGAGGAGTTTATGATTAGAAAAAAACTACCGCCCAATTTGAGAACAAGCATCATCAACTATTACAACTTCAAATATCAAGGTAGTTTCTTAAAAGAGGACTTGATACAATTCATATTACCGGATAATTTACGGAAAGACATAAATCTAGGAATCTGTAAATATTTGATCAACAACGTTTCGATTTTTGGGCACTTAAAGTACGAAGAAGTTATCGAAATAGTTGAAGTGCTAATTCCAGAAATATTTCTACCAAACGATTGTATTATTCAATCCGGTACTATTGGAGAAAGTATGTATTTCATAGCTAGTGGAACTGTTGCTGTTTATACGCATTCTGGAGAAGAAATATGTCACTTACAAGATGGCGATTATTTCGGAGAAATTTCCCTCCTTATGAAAAATCAAGACCGACCCGCTGATATATATGCCATTGAAACTTCgcatatatataaattgaataaaacc